The window TCCCAATCACATTGCGCTTCACCGTAGTACCAAGTCGGGATACCTAGAAGTAGAAGATCAAAGTTATCAATGTCTTCTCTGCTGCTTTTTGCGATGTCTTGAACGTGAACTAGTTGTTTACCTAGTTGCTTTTGAATCATCTTTGCAACGGCTTCAGTATTACCTGTGTCGCTACCGAAGAAGATACCTACACTTGCCATAGAGTCTATACCTTTACATTGTTTGTTACTGGCGATGGGGGAGCAGAGCTTAACCTAGCCCTGTGCCTTCCCAACTGAGCTGAATCAGACCTTTGGCGATGAAACCAGCACAGCCAAGGAAAAGAACCAACCACACAATACGACGACCAAAAACAGGTACATTGCCTTGCTTTAGTACATCTTTTATCGCCATCCCAATGAAGAAGAAGATAGCAGCAAAAAGAAGATCGAGCCCGATCGACTCGAGCATGTCCATATAGTCGTATAGCATTGTCGTCCTTCATGCCAAAAATTCTTGGGCGCACTATACCACTGTTAAACGGTAAAGTTAATGCACTACGAGAAGGGTTATTTCAATAATCTGGCATTGTTTTTCGAATTTGTTAACTCGAAATATATTTCCTGATCACACGCATAACTTCTGCCGGTTTCTCGGCATGTAACCAGTGTCCGGTGTTGGCAATAATGTGTGCTTTTGCGTTGTTAAACTGGCGTTTAACCGCAGGTTGATGCTCAGGCATCAGATAGTCGGAATCACCGCCTTTAACAAACAACGTAGGAATGTCGGTTGGTGCAATTTCTTGCCAGCCAATGATGTCGTCGTAGTTGTTGAGCAAACTTGCAACGTTAAAGCGCCAGTCCATTTGGTCACCATTTTTGTACAACGATTTCGACAGGAATTGTCTAACGCCATCGATTTCAATATGTTGAGCAAGAATATCCATCGTTTGCTGGCGATTGGCCGGTTTTTCTTTGATTACCGCTTGCAGGCCGTTAAACACGTTATCGTGACGGTTTGTTTGGTAAGACACTGGCGCCATATCGAGTACGATTAGTCGTTTAACAAACTCTGGCGCAACATCCGCCAATTTCATCGCAACTTTTCCGCCCATTGAGTGACCGATGACAAGTGCTGGCTCGATATTCAAATAACGAAGTAAATCAGCAACATCTTGCGCCATTACTTCATAGTTGTGTGTTTCTGAATGGAAAGAAAGGCCATGATTTCGTAGATCAATGCTGATCACACAGTGATCTTGGACGAGGTCGCGAGCCAGTAAACCTAGATTACTGAAACTGCCAAACAATCCATGAATCAAAACAACCGTTTGGCCGTGCCCTTCCTGCTTATAGTTGAGTAATGCTGACATTTTATCTTATTCGTGATGGGTTTAACGTGGAGTATCCGCGAGGATCTCGTTATAATCCCCCAGAGTTTAAACATTGAGAATGTGAAAAGCGAATGAAAACAATTGAGGTTGATGAGGATCTATACCGTTACATTGCGGGTCAAACCAAGCATATCGGTGAAAGTGCCTCGGATATTTTACGACGCCTTTTGAACCTTGATGGCCAGTTGCAGGAAGCAGTTGTTGCACCTGTAGTAGAACAGCCACAAGGGATTGTAGTAAGTAAAGATGCTGGCAAAGCAGAATCAGTAGATACCGTAAAAGAGATGCGTTCTCTACTTATCTCTGACGAGTTTGCTGGTCTTAAGAAAGCGATTGATCGCTTCATGTTGGTACTATCAACCTTACACAAACTGAATCCAGAGAGTTTCTCTCAAGCAACAAAAGTGAAAGGGCGCAAACGCGTTTACTTTGCTGATAACGAAGAGACTCTGCTAGCAAATGGTAACACTACCAAACCTAAAGCAATTCCTGGCACGCCATTTTGGGTAATCACCAACAACAATACCAGTCGTAAGCGACAGATGGTGGAGCAGGTGATGGCTCACATGGAATTCCAGCCTGACTTAATAGAGAAAGTAACAGGTTCAATCTAAGAAACCTGATAGAAGCCTCATAATGTGTAGCGTTTAGCAGATATTATGAGGCTTTTTTGATTTTATTTGTTTTTAAAGAAAGGATGTCAAACATGGCTATGCACCCTCGTGCTGGGCAAAAAGCGCAGCAGGAAGATCTTTACAACATCCCAGCACTCGTTGCTAACTACTTCTTACTTCAACCAGACGCAGCAAACGCAGAACATAAGGTTCAATTTGGTACTTCTGGCCACCGCGGTACTGCAGACAAGCACACTTTTAACGAAAACCACATTTTAGCGATCGCTCAAGCGGTAGCAGAAGTTCGTGCTGAGCAAGGTACA is drawn from Vibrio campbellii CAIM 519 = NBRC 15631 = ATCC 25920 and contains these coding sequences:
- the seqA gene encoding replication initiation negative regulator SeqA: MKTIEVDEDLYRYIAGQTKHIGESASDILRRLLNLDGQLQEAVVAPVVEQPQGIVVSKDAGKAESVDTVKEMRSLLISDEFAGLKKAIDRFMLVLSTLHKLNPESFSQATKVKGRKRVYFADNEETLLANGNTTKPKAIPGTPFWVITNNNTSRKRQMVEQVMAHMEFQPDLIEKVTGSI
- a CDS encoding DUF2788 domain-containing protein; the protein is MLYDYMDMLESIGLDLLFAAIFFFIGMAIKDVLKQGNVPVFGRRIVWLVLFLGCAGFIAKGLIQLSWEGTGLG
- a CDS encoding alpha/beta fold hydrolase, which encodes MSALLNYKQEGHGQTVVLIHGLFGSFSNLGLLARDLVQDHCVISIDLRNHGLSFHSETHNYEVMAQDVADLLRYLNIEPALVIGHSMGGKVAMKLADVAPEFVKRLIVLDMAPVSYQTNRHDNVFNGLQAVIKEKPANRQQTMDILAQHIEIDGVRQFLSKSLYKNGDQMDWRFNVASLLNNYDDIIGWQEIAPTDIPTLFVKGGDSDYLMPEHQPAVKRQFNNAKAHIIANTGHWLHAEKPAEVMRVIRKYISS